The Cheilinus undulatus linkage group 17, ASM1832078v1, whole genome shotgun sequence genomic sequence TGAATGAAGAGGCGTCCTGTTTGAGGTGTGATGTCACTTCCAGAGAGCGTGTTTGTCAGGTGTGTCTTTGCTGTCAGTGACAACAGCTCCAGGTGTGAACGCTCCACCTGTTTACAACGGAAACTTCTCTGTGAAGGTTTCTGCACACAGAGGACCAGGTGTGACGTCAAACACGTCCATGAGGAAGGTTCTGGGTGTCTTTGGATGCTTAGTTAAAGAGAACTCCATGATGAAGCTCTGACATCATTCTGCTCCGTGGCGCCCAGACTGGCCCTGATACTGCCGTCTCCATCCGTTCATTCACACTGAACTGCGGCGTTGTTGCAGCTCTGACGGCTCGTCCAGATTCCACCTCTGTCTTTAGGTGGATCAGTGTTGCAGAGCTCCAAGCTGAAACCTCAGAGAATGAGCGAACCAATCAGAACCATGTGAGGAGAGGCGGCGTGGACCTGGGCCTGGACCGGGCCCTTAAACAGTCCTCTGCAGAGTCTCCTGTCTGTAAGCATTAGATGAGCTGAAGTTTCCCCGCTGTTCTCCCGTCAGAGCGTAATCATGATACTGTGTCTGGTGGCGTTTGTGTCTCCAGAATAATGGCGGTGATTATGACAGCAGCGAGAGACGAGCAGCGACACAAGAGTCCGTGTAGCAGCGCCACACGCTGCAGTCATGTTCACACATGTAGAATCTGAGCCTTTAAAGGACGCCAGCAGGTGGACGAGCTCAGAGTCATGTTTCAGTCCGTGCAGCTCGCCGTCTGCATGTCAGACCGCAATGATGTCATCATGGTTAATTCTGCCCAGGTAAACGCATGAATGCTTTTGAACACATCTCTGTCAGAGGAGGAGCTGTAGGCTGCGTGGGGCCTCTGATGTGTGCGGGCCCCTGATGTGAACGGGCCCCTGATGTGGGCGAGCCCCTGATGTGAACGGGCCCCTGATGTGACTGGGCCCCTGATGTgaatgggcccctgatgtgAACGGGCCCCTGATGTGAACGGGCCCCTGATGCGGGCGGGCCCCTGATGTGAACGGGCCCCTGATGTGAACGGGCCCCTGATGCGGGCGGGCCCCTGATGTGAGCGGCCCCTGATGTGACTGGGCCCCTGATGTgaatgggcccctgatgtgAACGGGCCCCTGATGTGGGCGAGCCCCTGATGTGAACGGGCCCCTGATGTGACTGGGCCCCTGATGTGAACGGGCCCCTGATGTGAACGGGCCCCTGATGCGGGCGGGCCCCTGATGTGAACGGGCCCCTGATGTGAACGGGCCCCTGATGCGGGCGGGCCCCTGATGTGAACGGGCCCCTGATGTGAACGGGCCCCTGATGCGGGCGGGCCCCTGATGTGAGCGGCCCCTGATGTGACTGGGCCCCTGATGTgaatgggcccctgatgtgAACGGGCCCCTGATGTGGGCGAGCCCCTGATGTGAACGGGCCCCTGATGTGACTGGGCCCCTGATGTGAACGGGCCCCTGATGTGAACGGGCCCCTGATGCGGGCGGGCCCCTGATGTGAACGGGCCCCTGATGTGAACGGGCCCCTGATGCGGGCGGGCCCCTGATGTGACTGGGCCCCTGATGTGACTGGGCCCCTGATGCGGGCGGGCCCCTGATGTGAACGGGCCCCTGATGTGAACGGGCCCCTGATGCGGGCGGGCCCCTGATGTGACTTGGCCCCTGATGTGACTGGGCCCCTGATGTGACTGGGCCCCTGATGCGGGCGGGCCCCTGATGTGAACGGGCCCCTGGTGTGACTGGGCCCCTGATGCGGGCGGGCCCCTGATGTGGGCGGGCCCCTGATGTGAACGGGCCCCTGATGTGAACGGGCCCCTGATGTGGGCGGGCCCCTGATGTGACTGGGCCCCTGATGTGAACGGGCCCCTGATGTGAACGGGCCCCTGATGTGGGCGGGCCCCTGATGTGACTGGGCCCCTGATGTGAACAGGCCCCTGATGCGGGCGGGCCCCTGATGTGAACGGGCCCCTGATGTGACTGGGCCCCTGATGTGACTGGGCCCCTGATGCGGGCGGGCCCCTGATGTGGGCGGGCCCCTGATGTGAACGGGCCCCTGATGTGAACGGGCCCCTGATGTGAACGGGCCCCTGATGTGGGCGGGCCCCTGATGTGACTGGGCCCCTGATGTGAACTGGGCCTGATGTGACTGGGCCCTGATGTGGGCGGGCCCCTGATGTGACTGGGCCCCTGATGTGAACGGGCCCCTGATGAACGGGCCCCCTGATGTGAACGGGCCCTGATGGATGTGACTGGGCCCTGATGTGAACAGGCCCCTGATGCGGCGGGCCCCTGAAGTGACTGGGCCCCTGATGTGACTGGGCCCCTGATGCGGGCGGGCCCCTGATGTGAACGGGCCCCTGATGTGAATGGGCCCCTGATGCGGGCGGGCCCCTGATGTGACTGGGCCCCTGATGTGACTGGGCCCCTGATGTGACTGGGCCCCTGATGCGGGCGGGCCCCTGATGTGGGCGGGCCCGTGATGTGCCCGGGCCCCTGATGTGGGCGGGCCCCTGATGTGACTGGGCCCCTGATGTGAACGGGCCCCTGATGTGAACGGGCCCCTGATGTGACTGGGCCCCTGATGTGAACGGGCCCCTGATGTGAACGGGCCCCTGATGTGGGCGGGCCCCTGATGTGACTGGGCCCCTGATGTGAACAGGCCCCTGATGCGGGCGGGCCCCTGATGTGAACGGGCCCCTGATGTGACTGGGCCCCTGATGTGACTGGGCCCCTGATGTGGGCGGGCCCCTGATGTGAACGGGCCCCTGATGTGAACGGGCCCCTGATGTGAACGGGCCCCTGATGTGGGCGGGCCCCTGATGTGACTGGGCCCCTGATGTGAACGGGCCCCTGATGTGAACGGGCCCCTGATGTGACTGGGCCCCTGATGTGAACGGGCCCCTGATGTGAACGGGCCCTGATGGGTGTGACTGGGCCCCTGATGTGAACAGGCCCCTGATGCGGGCGGGCCCCTGATGTGAAGCGGCCCCTGATGTGACTGGGCCCCTGATGTGACAGGGCCCCTGATGTGGCGGGCCCTGATGCGGGCCCCTGATGAGCGGCCCCTGATGCGGGCGGGCCCCTGATGTGACGGGCCCTGATGTGAACGGGCCCCTGATGTGAACGGGCCCCTGATGTGAGCGGCCCCTGATGTGACTGGGCCCCTGATGTGACTGGGCCCCTGATGTGAACAGGCCTCTGATGCGGGCGGGCCCCTGATGTGAGCGGCCCCTGATGTGGGCGGGCCCCTGATGTGACTGGGCCCCTGATGTGAACAGGCCCCTGATGCGGGCGGGCCCCTGATGTGAGCGGGCCCCTGATGTGACTGGGCCCCTGATGTGACTGGGCCCCTGATGTGGGCGGGACCCTGATGTGAACGGGCCCCTGATGTGAGCGGCCCCTGATGTGAACGGGCCCCTGATGTGAACGGGCCCCTGATGTGAACGGGCCCCTGATGTGGGCGGGCCCCTGATGTGAACGGGCCCCTGATGTGAACGGGCCCCTGATGTGAACGGGCCCCTGATGTGAGCGGCCCCTGATGTGACTGGGCCCCTGATGTGACTGGGCCCCTGATGTGAACAGGCCCCTGATGCGGGCGGGCCCCATCAGAGGGTCAGAGGCCTCTTCTTAAGCGATGGAGGGTTAGGGCGTTGTGCAGCTGTGGGCAAACATGGCTGCAGCGTTGTTGGTGATAAAGAGTTTCAGACTCCGTCATCAAAGACGTGCGTGCTCACATGAGGCGTTCACGCTTCCTTCATGTCTCAGGTTCATTCTCATCAGCTCTAACTGCCTCTTGAATCATAATAAGATGATTATGCAGACGTGTGTGCATGTCTCTGAGGAGGAGAGCATGCTGGATAATTCTGCACCGCAGCCCAGCGCACGCCTCCTAGTGTTAACCTCCTCAGCACGCTGCAAACATGACGGAGACATCCACAGAGGAACTGTGCTGACTCAGCACGCGCTAAACTTGTGCAAATGAGAGAAAGATCACGTCTGATGCATAGAGCATGAGCAAAGGGGGGACTGATGCAAACTGCTTACTAACTTCTCTGCAGCTAACAGCACCCTGGCCTTTTTTGCATGCATGTAGAACTGAGAATATT encodes the following:
- the LOC121524833 gene encoding collagen alpha-1(I) chain-like, yielding MSVKPSGPDPQRLNHRERNGGPVHIRGPVTSGAQSHQGPLTSGARSHQGPVHIRGPFTSGARPHQGPVHIRGPFTSGARSHQGPLTSGARSHQGPAHIRGPVTSGAQSHQGPAHIRGPPASGACSHQGPSHIRGPPTSGAAHIRGPPASEACSHQGPSHIRGPVTSGAAHIRGPFTSGARSHQGPSHQGPARIRGRSSGARIRARHIRGPVTSGAQSHQGPLHIRGPPASGACSHQGPSHTHQGPFTSGARSHQGPSHIRGPFTSGARSHQGPSHIRGPPTSGARSHQGPVHIRGPFTSGARPHQGPSHIRGPVTSGARSHQGPARIRGLFTSGAQSHQGPAHIRGPFTSGARSHQGPSHIRGPFTSGARSHQGPSHIRGPPTSGARAHHGPAHIRGPPASGAQSHQGPSHIRGPVTSGARPHQGPIHIRGPFTSGARPHQGPSHIRGPVTSGARRIRGLFTSGPSHIHQGPFTSGGPFIRGPFTSGAQSHQGPAHIRAQSHQAQFTSGAQSHQGPAHIRGPFTSGARSHQGPVHIRGPPTSGARPHQGPSHIRGPVTSGARSHQGPARIRGLFTSGAQSHQGPAHIRGPFTSGARSHQGPSHIRGPPTSGARSHQGPVHIRGPPTSGARPHQGPSHTRGPFTSGARPHQGPSHIRGPVTSGAKSHQGPARIRGPFTSGARSHQGPARIRGPVTSGAQSHQGPARIRGPFTSGARSHQGPARIRGPFTSGARSHQGPSHIRGPFTSGARPHQGPVHIRGPFTSGAQSHQGPLTSGARPHQGPVHIRGPFTSGARPHQGPVHIRGPFTSGARPHQGPVHIRGPFTSGAQSHQGPVHIRGSPTSGARSHQGPIHIRGPVTSGAAHIRGPPASGARSHQGPVHIRGPPASGARSHQGPVHIRGPFTSGAQSHQGPVHIRGSPTSGARSHQGPAHIRGPTQPTAPPLTEMCSKAFMRLPGQN